In a single window of the Cucurbita pepo subsp. pepo cultivar mu-cu-16 chromosome LG18, ASM280686v2, whole genome shotgun sequence genome:
- the LOC111779563 gene encoding ubiquitin-conjugating enzyme E2 27, which translates to MYPSLKKMMDFARVQKELQECTKDIEASGIRVTPKADNLSHLIGTIPGPVATPYEGGTFQIDITLPDGYPFEPPKMQFATKVWHPNISSQSGAICLDILKDQWSPALTLKTALLSVQALLSAPQPDDPQDAVVAQQYLRDYQTFAGTARYWTETFAKTSSLGVEEKVQKLVEMGFPEAQVRSSLEAVGWDENLALEKLCSG; encoded by the exons ATGTATCCATCACTCAAGAAGATGATGGACTTCGCTCGCGTGCAAAAGGAACTCCAAGAATGCACTAAGGACATTGAGGCTTCAGGTATTAGAGTCACCCCCAAAGCCGATAATCTTTCCCACTTGATCGGCACCATTCCTGGTCCTGTCGCTACTCCTTACGAAGGCGGCACCTTCCAAATTGACATCACCTTGCCAG ATGGGTATCCATTTGAGCCGCCCAAAATGCAGTTTGCTACAAAAGTCTG GCACCCTAATATCAGTAGTCAAAGTGGTGCAATTTGCCTGGACATTCTGAAGGATCAGTGGAGCCCAGCACTTACGTTGAAGACAGCCCTGCTTTCTGTGCAGGCGTTGCTCTCTGCTCCTCAACCTGATGATCCTCAAGATGCTGTGGTGGCACAACAG TATCTTAGAGACTACCAGACTTTTGCTGGCACAGCTCGATACTGGACAGAAACTTTTGCCAAGACGTCATCACTTGGAGTGGAAGAAAAG GTTCAGAAGCTTGTGGAGATGGGATTCCCGGAGGCTCAAGTAAGGAGCAGTTTGGAAGCTGTGGGATGGGATGAAAATTTGGCCTTGGAAAAGCTCTGCTCCGGCTAA
- the LOC111780088 gene encoding CASP-like protein 1F1 produces the protein MADNNNVELEAKSQGPHANLYLSSQIILRALVISSTLAATWTLTTAKQSVVIFGFTLDARYSYSSAFKFFALANAIACGFCLLSLCFVFISSRQLALGNRQRNFSFFFFFFVHDLLMMGLVVSGCAAATAIGFVGRYGNTHTGWSPICDQFAKFCNRITISIAISYFAVLCLLILTIISAYPTKLHR, from the exons ATGGCCGATAATAATAATGTGGAATTGGAAGCCAAGTCCCAGGGCCCCCATGCCAACCTCTACCTCTCTTCCCAGATTATCCTCAGAGCTTTGGTAATTTCCTCCACATTGGCCGCCACCTGGACCCTCACCACCGCCAAGCAATCCGTCGTCATCTTCGGCTTCACTTTGGACGCCCGATACAGCTACTCCTCTGCTTTCAA ATTCTTTGCCTTAGCCAACGCTATTGCCTGTGGCTTCTGTCTTCTGTCCCTGTGCTTTGTTTTCATATCATCTCGGCAGTTGGCGTTGGGGAACCGTCAAAGAaacttctccttcttcttcttcttctttgttcacGATTTGTTGATGATGGGATTGGTGGTGAGTGGATGCGCTGCTGCCACCGCCATCGGGTTCGTGGGGAGGTACGGGAACACCCACACAGGCTGGTCGCCCATCTGTGACCAATTCGCCAAGTTTTGCAATCGCATCACCATTTCCATCGCCATCTCTTATTTTGCCGTGCTTTGCCTCCTCATACTCACCATCATCTCTGCATATCCAACCAAACTCCACCGCTAA